From the Geotrypetes seraphini chromosome 8, aGeoSer1.1, whole genome shotgun sequence genome, the window TAGCAACAGATACTATTGGCAGAGCTCATTCCCGGTCATTATAGCAGCGTGCCCAGGGCATGAGCTTCACAATGTTGATGTCAGTATACGATGCTTGTTCTTTTTCATCCTCCTGTCACTGTTTTATGTTATACCACAAGGCGCTTTCATATATGCAACGGACGATATACTCTACAGTTCCGACATGGTTTTGAAATCTTTGGAATGTTTACCATCCTAATTGTAGTTTGCGATCTGAGGGGTGTATGAGGCTTGTCAATGATAAGGAACATAGGATTCACCATAAAGAGAAATGGGAGCCCGAGTCCCCTGTGTCGATGGGCGGAACACGGGGCTGGTAGAGCCCTCGTGTCGCCCATCGgctgtggtggggggggaggtgggctTAGCAGAGGTAGGGGGGAGAAGATAGTAAGCAGGGATTGGGATTGGGCGCAGGGACGAGGTCTTAACTGGAGGACTCGGCTCCTTCTGAGGTCCTCCAGGGTGGCTTTTCCCACCCGCCCACCCATGGTTTGGGGACAGATGTTGGTAGCTCGGGGGGGGTGAATCTCCCGAGCCACTGGGTcatggggctcatcaggtgatgagcgttgggacggcagggagccgtgcccggtgggtcaggtgacacggaaaaggggcatgagggacatgctaCCCCTCTGACTCTTGCTGTGGTGGTGGGGTCGAGGGAATAAAAGTCATTCatttggtagctcgggaggagcgctttatataatattaataaagttCATGAAGTTGAGATATGTTATTATGTTTatggttaataaactgagctgcggctaagaAGACTGCAGTGTGTTTTTGGTAAAGCAAAAGGGGAGGGTTATGAAGGAAAGTGGGTTTGGAGTATTTAGGCGGACAGCAgggcctatccagatcccgctgttattgGAAATATGATGCTTTCAGCTCTGGAACTCCCTTCTTGGAATCAGGAGAACGTGTAAAGTTCGGCTATGTTCGTTGACGCATTTATGTAATGAAGGTAGAAGTcgggatttccccggacatgtccgggggtccgaacgacttttcaaaacccgccgctgtatctgggttttgaaaaatttCTAGCAATGAGCGACAaatgcacatgtgcggatgcaatgcggtgaagTCAGGTGCATGCGTGTGACGTCACCTCACACCTGTGCATGCGCAGCTGCCGTCCTGACGAGAAAATAGAttaagggggcagggctgggggcagaatggggatgAAGGGATGTTGAGAGGGAAGAGTTAGTTATTTTGTTTGATGTGTCATTATATTATGGAACCTCAGACACTATTTACACACACTTAAATGAAGAAGCACAAAAGGAAATCACTTGTAAGAActcttttaaagaaataaatattttcctcctgttttcttccccccccaaagctcGACCCAAAGGCCCTCCAGCCCGATCGGCAGGAAGGGGCTGGCAGGACTGCGGCTGCTCCAGCCTAGTCCCTCCCGCCGCTGCTCCAGCCTGGTCCCTCCCTGCGCCGCTGCTCTGACGCCTTCCTGCGGCTGCTCCTGCCGGATCCTTTCCGTCTGCATCTGCTGCGACCAGAGAGCCCACTCCTCCCCGAACCAGGTACAACGAGCAGGAGATCCAAAGCACCGGCGCCGGCCCATCGGCTCGGTTGACAGGGGGCGGTCCTGCGAGTTCAAATCCCCAACGTGATCTGCAGCAGCTGCCCAGTGCTCTGGCTCAAGGCCCAGAGATGAGGTTTAGATGCCTCATGGCACCGGcaccgcttcccccccccccctcccccggttaGGCTGGTTAGCTCATTGCCCTTTCATCCACTCAATAGAGAGGTCAGGGTGGGGGCATAGGGGAGCCCTGCACCCCCTTTCCTTCCGTGGCAGAGGTAAGTGATTGATGAATGTCAGGTCCCTTGGGACTTCTGCTCTCCTGACCCttattcctccccctcttttacacCTGGTCTTGTAAAATTGGAATATGAATTGTGAGCCCGATTAGAAATGTGATAAATAAATCAATCCCATGGCCATGGAGGCCAGTTAGCTAGAAGAAAGGGTGGCTAGCCAAATGACTCACCCTCTTAACCCTTTcctgctgccccctcccccataacTGCTTCAGGGAGGGGTCATTTCCACtaccaatcattttgaaaagtgggCTCCCATGTTTGCAGCAATTGTTGTACTTATAACATGCTTAGAGTTTCCTGCATATAAGAGCTGCAGTTTCTAAATAACTATTACCCTTCTAAGGGGGTGCGATCTGCCATGGGCGCGGCggaacccctccttctctccgccCCGCCTGCTCGCTCCCTGCTCCTCCCCTTGCCACctacgccccttgccttcccctgtaccttttgggacctgcacctaggaactgacatcagagaaagcgccaAAAAGGCAAGGGGGGGCACACGTGCGGCGGGGGAAGGACGCCCGGTGCCCCTCACCCTTACTACCTGCTTCTAAGTAGCTATTTACATAGGTAAGCGATTGCAAATATTGTCCCTCCTCTCATGCAGTACATGAAAAAGTCAGAGATTTGCTGACTGGAAGTGGAACTCTTGCTGCTGTGGTTCCAGAGAAAGTGGACTACAGAGACCAAGTCATGTGCTCTGCAGTTTGCTGAAGCTGAAATGCATGAAGTAGGAACATaggaagagccttactgggtcagaccaacggtccgtcaaacccagtagcccgttctcacagtggccaatccaggtccctagtacctggccaaaacccaaggagtagcaacattccagaatcccaaagagtggcaacattccatgctaccgagccagggcaagcagtggcttctcaataacagactatggacttttcctccaggaacttcttaaaaccagctacactatccgctcttaccacaacctctggcaatgcattccagagcttatttattctctgagtggaaaaaaaaaaaacatttccctgtaacttcatcgagtgtcccctagcttAACACTTCTCTGTGGTCCTAAGAAATTCCACCTGAGATTTTCTTGCAGGGCCGTGGCACCATCAGCCAGGACACTTCGGCTCATGCCAAAGAAATTGAACATAGAGCATATAAAAAACACAGCTATAACGTAgtcacatagtagatgacagcagaaaaagaccaaTTGGTCTGCTCAGTTATGTGGATGACAAAAGAGAAGATGCAAGCCCCAGCAGGGGTTATGGCCCTAATTATTTCATGACTCCTACCACATCCCACACATTCAGCCACTAGAGAGAGTTGTAAGGCGGCGTAAGTACTAAGATCCATTACGGTTCAGCTGTATTGTGGGATCCTGCTAGGTACTTGTAActgggattggccactgttggaaaaaggattctgggcttgatggactttagGTCTAACCCAGAATGACATTTCTTGTatgcagtagcatagtaaggggggaggtaGGTGACCACCcaaggtgccatcttggtggggatgctggcacctctttgccccccccccatgccatgctctcgccctcctttctcctccctatacctctttaaatcttcaccagagtGTGCAACTGCTCTGACCTGCTGCTggcactggcctggctccctctgaaatcacttccgggttacggggccaggaagtgacattagagggaaagccaacactggcGCGATCAGCAGGCCAAAGAACCTAGTCATGCTGGTGTAGAGCTAAAGAGGTACGggaatgggaagggagggtgtgggggggggactcGGAAGGACTGggggaggcacagaaggaacagGGGGCAGCGGGGTATGCCACCCAGGCacttcctaccctcgctacgccactgcctgtatGCTTCTGATTTGATATTCTGCGCAAGTTGCAGTGTTACTTCGCACTTATAAAACTCATCTCCTGTCCTTTCGTTGAGTCCTTATTTGCCTTCGTATGTGTTTCTTTTGGCAGAGAGATGTTTGCTGTTCTCGACTCAGAAGGTCCCATGAATTCACTGATCTATGAAATGAACAGAGAATTCCGCCAGGACAAGAACTTTAACATTGTGGAAGACACGTGCGACAAAAACGAGAACTGGAACCAGGTGCAAGTGGGGCTCGGCAGTGAAAAGAAGGCACATGATCTGCTCTGCACTGCCGCTCCAGAAGACGGCCTTGTGCTGCTGGTACAGAGACCAAAGGGCGAGGGCCGATGGAAGGAAATTTCCCAGACAGTGGAATCCGAAGGAATTGGCCTTTCCTGTGAAGAAAACGTCCGAAGCCCTCCGGAAGGGGCAGAGATCGGATGTGCAGAGCCAGACGAAGCCACTCCGGACACGGGCGGAGGGTGTGACCAGTGTGCAGGTTCCCCTCTGGAGGACAATGGTTATGCCAGCAGCTCCCTGAGCATCGACTCCCCCGACAGCACCACTGGTAATTTGTGGGACGGCCCAGCCGCCACTAGCGAGGGAGAGGCCTTGACGGAGGAGCCGAAGGAGGTTGATGGAGAGTCATCCTCTGATTCGGACACCTTCTTTCCCGCTCTGCTGGAAGCTTTCCAGAGCCTGCAGGACAAAGAGAAATTCAAGGAGCTGGAGAAGGAGAAGCACCACGCTCACTTGACCATGTACCGCAGGTTGGCGCTGCTCCGCTGGATACGTAGCCTCCAGCAGAAGGTTGTTGACCAGCAGAACCGACTGCAGGAGAGCTTTGACACGATCTTGGACAATCGCAAAGAGCTCCTCCGATATATCCAGCAAGGGGTGACCTGCTCCAAGGAGACCATTCATGCCACCGAGGGAAGCGTCTGAAGCGTTACTCTCAAGACCTCGTTCCAAGCTCACCTAATATAGGCAGGATCTTAGCACTTAGAGACACTTGTGGGCTCCATAGTTTGTTATTCCTGTTAATGTGTGTCTGGAGCTGGTGGGCAACAAAGTGTGTGTTAGAAGCCCATGCCACTCCTCTGATAGAGCTTGTGTTTTGCATGCTTTCATCCTATGGCAGTGCAGACAtgcatcttatttatttatttttatatttatcaacATTTTTAAACTTCTAATCCTTCCAAAGCTTACAGCAGGGTACCAGACCTAAataggtataggcggaatagaagtccctaatgtaatgtaatgtaatgtaaatagggTGAAAAACAGACAATATAATAAACAGGCAAACGGATATAACTTAGACACACAAAGATTAAAAGCACCAACCTCctgtcccccacccccatcctcccCAGAGCTCTTGTGCATGGGAAAAATTCCTGTTACATTCAGCTAGcggagggggggggcaagggtCTCCAGAACAAGTTCTTTCAGCTTTGCCCCTGACTTCCACTTTCCTGTCGCCTGTTTCACCAGAAACCAAGTGATGCTTCTTCTTGTTCCTACCGTACTGAATGACCCACGTGAACAATGTCGTCCAAATCGAAATCCCTAGACACTGTTTTACCAGGAATGAAGCACCTGTAATATAAGCTTTTCCAGCTCCTTTGGAATGGATCTAATCTGCTCGCTGCACTGCCAGCCCTCCCCGTGGAAACCAGCAATCATGAgtcctgagattgtgatgtcataatgcctcgttccaccaataagagccaacctcatcagtgatgtcacagtggctcacttttattacatatgagggggtCCTGAAAAATTCTtagcccagccaaccaacttctcaaattctgagtgttattttgccattatAGCTGGAAAAAagtgttatttcattaagtgctaatttgcaaaaatgaaattctatgtttttgacattgtttcagttcattgattgaaccatatccatgtcattctcttcttggctgggttgagaacttttcagcaccccctggtagtgtgaagagtttcagtctctggtaaccagagctgatactgtcaTAATGTCTCGTTccatcaataagagccaacctcatcagtgatgtcacaatggcatgattgttctatacttgggatttctagagacatttctttaGGTCTCATAAAATGTGATCTGTGGGAAAATAGCTTGAGTTAGTGGTAATAGTCTTtatggtagcccatgttgataactttgcCCCTAAATTGGAAATTTGGATCTATATCTGTGGCTGAGATTAGTGTGGGCTGTTTAGAGACAGCAAGTAGTTTGTCTCCCTGCCAGGAAGAGGACTTGTACTGACATTTTCCAATTGTTGGAGGAGCGGGTTAGCAAGACAAGCAaaaagaaagtgaagaaggaaggTCATAGAGCATGTCCTTCTCCGGTGTCGAGGAACATCAGTTGGATCTGGCCGTTTTTAAGGTTGGCTAGCGTATGGGGGAGGGCTCGCCAGAAAGATTCCAGTTTGCTGTTGGCGTACGCGCACTCAGTTTTAGGTGCCTGTCAGCACTTTGGAAATTGGGCATGACTCAGTATGATGAGACTTTCCAGGATAAAATGGAAGAAAAGTTACGCATGTCCTGGGGCATCAGGACGTTAATTTACGGCTGACACACATGGCGTCCAAGGTGGGCAGAATGACGGCGGGGTCTGTCGTGTGTTGCAGGCTCTGGTAACGTGCGTTCCTTTCAGGCCTCCCCGAGTCCCGGATCTTCGGGGGCAGGGTGAGGGTGAGACACGTGCTGGAAATTCAATAAGAGCATGTGTCCATTTCAGCACATAGGTACCTTCTGAGGACAGGGACATTCCACTCTCAAATGCCCCAAGAAAGGTCCTGAAGGGGCACACATATTTcttgtaagtttttctattcctgcatgtgtagcatataaaaaaaagaactgctgaaacagttttcATTTTGCTAAGAAGTTACAAGGtcttttctctttgtgttctgagctgtGTCCTCATTTTGTTCTGTAAGCTAATTAGTTTTGCCAAGGTTTGCTAAGAAAGAAACATTTGCTCGAACTTAGACAAaaagacagtattatatgccatagttatggaaacttcccactaaccccctccttatgtttgctacctctttctagctgcttttatgtatcctgttaccaaatatggtctttcctacagtcatatgctgaaaaaacggACGCATGTAAAATAGTATAAATATGTATGCAGcactcataataaatggacatctCTTTGGAATAAGCTTTTGCATGAGCATCCTTTCTTTCTAAAGAGACTGTCTCCAGATATCTGAGAGACGGCAGAATGTGGGCAATGCGATATTGGGACCAGAACCGGACCAGGTCCATTTCAGGTCCCGTCCGGCTCAAGGGGCTTGGTAAATAGGATGGATGGATGCCTTGTGGCCTTGGCTTAGGAGATATGATAATGCCAAGGCCACTGAATTGCTTGAGAAAGGTTTTCAAAGTGGGCTTCATAATACCATATCAGGGAATGGTGCGCAATGGGACtctgtgggggagggaggaaggatgggggaaaggggagggaggggaaggggaggggggggactaTGGTTTATGATATAAAaagtttggaggaatgatagaattttatagaatatatggattagaattttaacatttGTGAAATCATTTGTAAAGCATTTCTTTATGTATACtataaatgtatttttactttattccttcaataaaaatgtttgaacataacaCTTGTTCATTTTAATAAAGACTTTTATTGGTTGATTTAGACAGCCACCTTGTCAAGGGGTTCTTCTTTTCACCGTTTGTTGTGCGCAATGTGACATCTGTTGGGTGCCTTCGGTCTGTCGTTTGGGATAAGCTATGTGAGGACTCTTTATCACTAGGCCTTTTCAGACCATGATGCTTTCACCCTGGCAGTCATTCCCAAGAAGGAACCTGGAAAATATCAATTAATCCACAATTTATCGTCTCCAGTGGGTAGGTCGGTGAACGATGGTATCCCGCATAGACCTCTGCGCCCTTTGACTGCCCTTAAGATCATTCAACAGGTGGGCATGGGAGCGCTGTCGGAAAAGGTGAACATTGAATCTGCTTTCTGCCTTTTGCTGGTTCATCCTGAGTCCTGCCATTTATTAGAGGGAACGAGCGATGGCTTTTCCTGGGCAGTGTGCATCTTGGACTGGCACAGCAGGGCGTCTGTGTGTTTTGTTGGGTCCAGTTGTTGCCTCTGCTCCACGGTCTGCGGAATCGCCTGCAGTACCCGAATGTCTTCCTGATCCATCTCAGGAGTAATGAAATTGATGCCTGGACGGGAATACAGCTTGTCTATGCGGTCTGGGATGATCTTCGTTGTGTGGTGTCCTAGTTCCTGAACATGAGGCTGATTTGGTCAGACATCATTCCTTGGCCTCGTTGTCTGGGATCCAAGAAGTGGACCCTAGGACTTGCTAAGGTGAACAGGCAAATTGGATCTTGGGTTGCAGCTGGAGTGGCCTGCAAATTCAACGAGTGGGTTGATGTTATGTTTCTGCGACTTTTTGCTCGTGAttgagtcagtggcgtacctagggtatgtggcacccggggcccatcattttttgacacccccccccccccatgtaaaattttttttttttttttttttttgcaataaccatgaaatggaataaatggtcagaatagaaacaggcagtgaaaattttcttttattgaacctcatttatgtaaccattattccaaacataacataacataaattatgtctgaattgtcatgacatcagaagtacatatggagtagttgcaggtgatgcttgggacagttctgattgtgttagttcggttttatgtgttttttgaatagaagggtttttatttctttttttaaggttttgtagtttgtggtcgaagtcaataggttgtagagttgggggtcaagtgttgcagctcgaatggctaggaggttgtcgaacagtttttttcttttgacgtttttggttggagggtgtgtgaatggtgcgtgagttctcctatgtctgtttgaagtggattgaattatttagctgaagaaattagttacccccccattccacacacattaattctcttccatttttgttcccattataaaaaaacactgataagttcccaggaaaaaaatacattaaaataagaagtgaaaac encodes:
- the C8H1orf216 gene encoding UPF0500 protein C1orf216 homolog, which produces MFAVLDSEGPMNSLIYEMNREFRQDKNFNIVEDTCDKNENWNQVQVGLGSEKKAHDLLCTAAPEDGLVLLVQRPKGEGRWKEISQTVESEGIGLSCEENVRSPPEGAEIGCAEPDEATPDTGGGCDQCAGSPLEDNGYASSSLSIDSPDSTTGNLWDGPAATSEGEALTEEPKEVDGESSSDSDTFFPALLEAFQSLQDKEKFKELEKEKHHAHLTMYRRLALLRWIRSLQQKVVDQQNRLQESFDTILDNRKELLRYIQQGVTCSKETIHATEGSV